gtttccattatggccgaaaaccggggacgaccatctctaaggccgacctaaatgttgagatttgggcgtccctgaccgtattattgaaacgaaagatggatgcccatcttggttcgataatacgggatgccccaccccttcacggggacatcctcagagatgggcgtccccatttgaaaatgcccctctaggtgatCCATTTGACAGTTGTAGCTTGGtttcttccacttttgtggtttgTGATAATCAGTGAGGTCAGATTTCAAGTCCTGCTTTTCCCATAGCCACTTCATGCCTTCCActacttcaggtaaaaaaaattcATATTTAATGCGATTTAACAAGCCTTAaatgactcctggctggttaaagcGCCTGTTCGGAGCTAACTAGTCACTTCCAGCAGCACAactgttagtgccactgaaaataagcaGCACTGAACTCAAAATCGACTATTTGAGGGTcattctgggggcggagtcagcacttaaccggccggGTTAACTGCCTAAAactcagttctatctttatgtcaatattcagcacttaactggctatgtgttagccagatctgcaaacctggaaattccaTCCCGGTGCTCGTACgtggcccagtattgaatttctgggtttagccGATTGCAGCCAGCTGAACAtcaaccccttagattgtaagccatctctggcacagggaaatacctactgtagtaGGTGCCAGCTTTTCAGAATGATTAGGGGGAGGGGGTTTAAGCCCATTATTTACCCCTCTTGGACAATGTGAAGGCATTTGCttaatattgggagtgctcaagtacccacagagCTATCAATCTGTGCctactgtagctgaatgtaacacaccctgAGCTCAGAATTGGGAAGGTGCATAGCTAAAATTCTAGGCAATCGCAAGTCGTTACAACAAAGAACAGCAGCACATTGACCAGGAATTGATTTCTGGAAACTTTATATATTAATAGAACCTCCTTTATTCCTTCTATAAGTTTTCAAGCAGTCTAGATGCCAGACCATGCAACCGAGCTGACTGATTTTTAGGAAGAGACTACATAAATTTGGCAGTTATTAAAAGTATATGCAGCTTTCCAGAACTATCATTCCTTATCATCCcaacagaccagtccagatgcttgTGCTGTCCTGCCAGCAGGTAGACACTAAGAACTACTGAGCTGCGATATCATCACTTAATGCTGTGCAACATTctagccagtatttctcagtctccagcaagtGGTAGGCTTCCAGTGCAACTTCTGGTGGTCTGGTAGGACTTTATTTCTCCATCAAACCCTGGGAGCAATGGGTAACAATGAAGGTTGTGTGAAAATTAGAATATTGTGTTTCTTTAGAATTTATCCTCTCTGGCTTCCTcctcaactcctcccccccccaaaaaaaatggggtTTGGTTATTGTACCAATAGAAGTCCTCTCATACATTTTCCACAAGgatgaaaacaacaacaaacaaaaaaatcagaaaggaaaaggaacattaaaaacataattgcaatAATATTCAGTTTTAAGGAATCCTTCATTTTTTTATGTCTTACCTTCATATGGTCTGAAATGCACAACATATCAAATTTGGGGCTACAAAGCAAGATGAGAAAGTGATTTCTAGCTGAGGAAGGAAATTCATACTCAGATCCCCAGGATAATTCTGCGTAATGCGAGAAGAGAAAGTATGGTAACTCCCCTTGAAAATGAACAATTGTCAGAACTGGATAAACAGGAACTAAAAACAATCCAAACCTACAGATACGTGACTACAATTGCATGCAAAATTAAGCCACAGGCAGAGCCTATCCTATGGAAGTTATTTCTAGCCGCACTGCGCCTGTGCCTCTGCGGCTTAAAATTAACCGAATATCACTGCGTACAGGTTCAGCCCCTGAGAATCACACACTGCCCATCTTCTGGTTCCTGCAGTCAAAATGGGCTAATGGTGATGTTCTTAAACATTAAGATACAGTAGCAGAAACACAAATTgtgtcagccagctcctcccccctccccgccccctttagcaGCTCCAAACAGAGAAAGACTTTGCTTACTGTACAAACTTGCATTTGGGTCCTTCTGGGCAGAATCCAGCTAAGTAGTTCACACACATGACTCTCCTGGTATGTCTGTGTTTGCAAGcgggacctggggtaaggaaaGAACCAGAACATCAGCCCATCCCTGGAGAAATCTCGGCACAGAAATTCCCTTTCTCGCGTGTAGAAAGGGCTCACCGTGCTTGCAGAAACCTCGGTCATACCAGGGGCAGTCTTTAATTTTCGATGCTGGATCGATATGGAGGAATGGGCACTCTTTGTTACTGCACTCACCTGAAATGTAAAATTCAAACCATTGACCAGTGAAATGAGAGCTCTAAAGGTCTCCAAACAGCTCAAATATTGGGAATCCATCAGGGTGTAACTCACTTTATGGACAGCAGAGTGCGCTACATGTGCACTTTCAAATGTAGTTCATATACTCTGTGACCGGTCTTGGCACAAAGTCCTGCAGGTCTGTCCTACCTGCGCATTTTCTCAGGGTGCAGATTCTACTTGGTCTTTGCATTACCTTCATTTTACCAGTCCTAAACATCTCACGTGTACGCTTAAACCTTTCTGAACTCAGGGTGGTGGGTGTGTGGTATCTTATCtgtgacaaaatattttcttactggctcccagtggcgtaggaagggggggggggcggtggggcggtccgccccgggtgcgtgccgctggggggtgtcggcacctcgctggttccttgctctctctgccccggaacaggttacttcctgtttcagggcagagagagcaaggaaccagcgaggcgccgacaccccccagcggcgtgcactcggcggattggctctcccgcccgcccctcaccgccttccaggtatgttctcgcggggggggggggggtgcacagcggcgacccgccccgggtgtcagctgccctcgcgacgccactgctgACTCCCAAGTCTACCATTCTCTAAGCTGCTGCTTCACTGAAGACTTCTTTATTTCTGTGCACTGTTTTCTTTTTGGTCCAGCACCTTTGGGTTTCCAGCACACTCAGAaccagcctactactactactactactactatttagcatttttatagcgctacaaagcgtacgcagcgctgcacaaacatagaagaaagacagtctctgctgaaagagcttacaatctagtagacaaaaaataaagcaaatcaaatcaattaatgtgtacagggaggagaggagggtaggtggaggcgagtggttacaagtggttatgagtcaaaagcaatgttaaagaggtgggctttcgatctagatttaaagatggtcaaggatggggcaagacgtaggggggctcaggaagtctattccaggcgtagggtgcagcgagacagaaggagcaaagtctggagttggcagtagcagagaagggaacagataagaagggtttatccagggaacggaatgcacgggaaggggtgtagggaagaacgagtgtggagagatactggggagcagcttACACACGTGAGCCTATATTCAGAACTACCTGGGGATTTTTCTTAGATTTTACATCCTACCCCCACTCATCAACTCACTTATGAAGGGCCATGCATGATTAGGGCACTTTCTGGAACCCTGTGAGCCCTAAATTCAGCCACTAGATGTCACTATACAGCAATGACTGGGATTCCCCCAAGAATTCTGAGCAGTGCCTCTGCAGCATCTCCAGCCCTAAGTGACCTAGTAAATGGAACACCTGATTGGAGAAATAAACCCAGGTCCTATACATGGCAGTGCATAGTACAGTCACTGAGACTGAGGTATTTGAACATCTCTATCCTATCCCCCTCTATCTCCTCTTGCATGATTAACAGACCATCTATACAGCCATCAATCTAGAAACATGTTGCCCCAGTTTTGGGTACTGATGATACAGAGCAAAGGGGCCGGCCTACGAGTTGAACAAAGAGCTAGGAATTCAAATCCTGCCACTGACCCTTGCTGTGACCTGCAGTTTCCTCAGTTATAACTGGGTTACAACAGCTCCACCTCTTCTCTCCTTAGGGAATTCTCATGCAGAGTAAACACCAAAAGCAATACCAGACATTCCACGCCAGAGATGCCTGCACCTACATTCCTGAAATATTACATTGAGcagcatggactgttgctactctttgggtttctgccaggtacttgtgacctggattggccactgttggaaacaggatgctgggcttgatggacctttggtctgtcccagtatggcaacacttatgtacttgggattctgaatggaatcttgctactctttgggattctacatggaatgttgctacactttgaaattctgcatggaatcctattattctttagaattctagaatcttgctattctttggggttctacacggaatgttgctactctttgagattctgcatggaatcttgtcactctttaggattccagaatcttactattctttggggttctacatggaatgttgctactatttgggtttctgccaggtacttgtgacctggattggccactgttggaaacaggatgctgggcttgatggacctttggtctgtcccagtatggcaacacttatgtacttgggattctgaatggaatcttgctactctttggggttctacatggaacgttgctacactttgaaattctgcatggaattttgttattctatagaattctagaatcttgctactctttggggttctacatggaatgttgctactctttggatttctgccaggtacttgtgacctggattggccactgttggaaacaggatgctgggcttgatggacctttggtctgtcccagtatggcaacacttatgtacttgggattctgaatggaatcttgctactctttgggattctacatggaatgttgctactctttgggtttctgcatggaatcttgtcactctttaggattccagaatcttactattctttggggttctacatggaatgttgctactctttgggtttctgccaggtacttgtgacctggattagccactgctggaaacaggatactaggctagatggaccattggtctgacccagtatggctattcttatattcacaCTGGGATACAATTTGTAGGAAAGGCACTATTATAAATCAAAATTATTTTACACCAATAATCTCAACGGAAATCTACAATGACAGGGTCTAGTAGTGACAGACTAAAACTAGGATTTACCAAATTTGGAGTAGAAAAAGCATTCGGGCATCTTGGTCATGTCATATTCATGCAGAAACTCACACTGATCACCCTTCTTACACAGCCCACGGAGCCAGTGCTTACAAACCACCGTCTTTTCCCCAGTCACGTGCCGGAAAGGACACATCAGCcctaaaaaaaagaaggaaaaccttCAATAATGGTACCGTACCAAGTGGTCGCATTTTTTTACGGCATTATACGAGTTTAGAGTAGGTGCAAGAGAAGGAAGCTGGGAGAGATAAGTTGGAGAGAAAAGGGTGGAGCAAATAGCACAAGGTCACATAGTGAGGGAGGTAGAGATGGGTCTCTATCAGAATCCGGATGGGGTTTCAGAAGTTTGTGTTCTAACCATAAGGCAGCAGAACTGAATGCCCACATTCCAGCAAGACCTGTGCAGATGTGACACAGCAGCAGTGAGACCATCCCTGGCATCACGGTTGATCTTACCATATCTGCAGTACCCCTTGATGAAAAATTCACATACAGCTGCTCCAGATTCTGTGGAACAAAACATAGTTATGtcacattaaaaaatgtaaaacctGCAAAAGAACTGATACCTGATGGTTAGAGCAATGGACCGAGAACCAGGGAAGACACGGTCAAATCCAACTGCAATGGGTAAACGACTTCCTTTTCCATTGCCTTTGACTGTggcccagatgcatgaaagacattggtaattcccgttccctaccgattccatagcgaatcggtagggaacgggaatgcatcaacgatagggaatgcaaatgagctactcgttgtagctcacttgcattctctagtccttcggtacctgagtcggagaatcgggacgtccctttagattaggctcctcttcctagtctcttcagccaatcaaagcaggcttagctggctgttgtcagcgaaacgcgctctgattggctgaagagaccaggaagaggagcctaatccaAAGGgatgtcccgattctccggcaaccaggaaaatagaaaaatttcgctgtggaggggtaagtggtgcGGCGAAGActcaagaagggggaaaaaaaacacgagcgctggcagaacaaaaaactgcaaaaaaaaaaaaaagacgtctctcagaagcgcagggagagtacgtccttaatggatgcccctcacatgcgctccctgcttttttttttttcttttttaccttttttgggggcccttttcctttccgattccctcacaggagccctaacaagaggtcagacatctcgttagggttcctacggtaagggaattggaaaaacggtagtgcatctgattataatgggctgcaacggtagtgcagctcattataatagcttttcaatcatttgcattccgttttcgttgcctgctaccgtggcagggaaaatgcccttagtgcatgcccggggtgaactacttgagttttaaactggctggaaccagtttaaaacgcaagttgtgggctcgttaggttttgtgcatctgggcctgtgagccctccaggggcaggAAAATGCctcgtgtacctgaatgtaactcaccttgagctattactgaaaaaggcctGAACTAAATCCCAAATCCCTTCTTATCAACCCCTGGCAATTAATAAGTCTAACTTTcctgctgctgggctgctgcaacACACATTCAACTGTGCAGTTACCCAGTCCTAGGAGGGCAATTTTGGGCAAGTCCTGGATACTGAAAGCCCCGTCCAAACGCATTATGGGACCTCTGGTACTGATTTTAGTGGGTCGAATTGGACTACAAATACCATACAGCTTTGGGATGCGTATTCAAATGAAGACCCGTCAAaaacgtctccctcctggaacagcTCTTAAGCAGGGGCTACGCAGATGGAAGCCAGTGTGAAAATTGGAACTGGTCAAAATGGGCTCACCCTTTCTCGAGAGAAGGAAAGTGGGAAGTGGGCCgatggctgaagagaccaggacaaCTGGCTTCAATTCACAATGATTTATTGTAGACTCAACACAGATCTGCGTTTCGGCcgtaggcctgcttcaggagtcttcgtATGTTGCGTAATCAAATAAAGCGCGACGAGCTGTCACACACTTTTTGCTATCTCTGTTTGTCACtaccaaaggtctttctaaagaccaccaGTGTTAACTCCTTCCCGGAGCTTTATTTCATTACGCAATTTACGAAGACTCCTGagaacacagatctgtgtcgggTCTACAATAAATCACTGCGAATTGAAGCCAGttgtcctggtctcttcagccactGGCCCACTTTccattttccttctctcttggtatcttcataagtacacaagtacataagtaatgccatactgggaaaagaccaagggtccatcgagcccagcatcctgtccacgacagcggccaatccaggccaagggcacctggcaagcttcccaaacgtacaaacattctatacatgttattcctggaattttggagttttccaagtccgtttagtagcggtttatggacttgtcctttaggaaaccgtccaacccctttttaaactctgctaagctatctgccttcaccactttctccggcaacgaattccagagtttaattacacgttgggtgaagaaaaattttctctgatttgttttaaatttactacactgggATTTTTGTTGTTCGCCCGCTTCGGTGGACCTTTCTCCTTATTCTTCTCACCCTTCCACGTCCAGGCGTAGAAAGAACTAGACTTCAGGACACTGCAAGTCTTTCGCAGTGCTGTGCAGCAGTCGGGCTGGCATGTGGGCATGGACAATGCAGGCCACTACTGCGGGTACCAAATACTTGCTCAGAAGCTTTATTTTATAGTTTTACTTTATTGTTTGCAATACATTCATTTGATTTACATCGCTAGTGAAGAGAAGTGACTTGTCAGATATTAGATAACTGgacttttaaaaactattttaccttgtttcaagaTTTAAAAGCACAAAATATAGACAGAATAAGCAGTTCTACAGGGCTGACTCTCCACATGGAGAAGCTCAACTTCCCAAGAAGCAGACACTTCAAAGGGACTCAGACTCCCATCAATCATAATTAACACTCCACTGTTAATTGCTGCTTAAGACAAACTGGCTTTTTGTTCTCCTGAATAGCTAGAGAGCTGGGTCATTTTATGTACTTTAAAACCTGGGCTGTGAGCCCATCAGgcacagtgcaaagtacctgcaaTAGAAACTGTAAACCGCATAATCCCTCAGGAatcacttgtggtatatcaaaggCTGAAATAAAAACAAGAATGTGCTTTGGCCCTAGTAAACAAAAGATCATGCAACCCAGGtacagatgcactaaaaaatcgttagtgCCCATCCCTTAacaattcccttagcgaatcccgtaaggaacgggcatgcatcaaggaaagggaatgcaaatgaggtgctccttgtagctcacttgcattctctattccatagTTAAACAGTCtgccagtcgagcatgcgcagagcagccaagccttatgctggctgctctgcgcatgccaaggacgtcctttatggccgtccttcactatatatatatatatatatatatatgtaaagacgagctgtgcctatggatgtcctttatggacatctcccccccccccctcccccggaggtcgccgccgctcccccctgcattgaaatgacagcttcccgcagccccggcctccccgccatcctccgcaccccCGTGGCCCTGCCCCCGCCGCCCCACCTAAGGTCAtcgccgccaccgccgctccccgctccacctgccccccctccgtCTACCATCGGgctgggccctcacagcgcctctcacctctgtgaaggcgctgcagcaagcaacagctgatcgcttccctccctggcccgccctcctctgacgcaagtTACTTataagttacttacgtcagaagagggtgggccagggaggaaaggagggaagtccgaagggaggcgatcagctgttgcctgctgcagcgccttcacatggaggtgagaggcgctgtgagggccaggcccggcctggtggcagacggaggagggtgggtggaggggggagagcggcagcggcggcgacctcaaggggggtggcgggggcggggctgcgggaagctgtcatttcaatgcagggggcggGCGGCGGCAGTGatctcggggagggggggaggcgtcGGCgtcggaagggaaaaaagaaagccaagtgctcatcatggacgtccctgaaggacgtccctgacgagcacttgggacatgcagcttgttcttttttttttattttttacatgggtgttaggcgcttttcccactggtctccatgggtccgttcacagcagccccagcctaacgagaggtgcagacctcacgtcaggttttccacggtaaggggaatcggtaaacgttggtgcatctcattataatagccttgcaacggtagtgcagctcattataatcatctgcattccgttttcgttagctgctaccgtgataggaaaatggcctttagtgcgtgccagggtttactacttgctcgttaatggctcgttaagtttagtgcatctggcccttaaatacaaatcaacttacgcatccagtttttcctacataagcacacaactgtggaacgcactaccaaaagccttgaaaacgacgtacgaccacctaaacttccggaaatcactaaaaaccaacccaaccgatccaacctaaatgcctgatctctgcaacacaacaaaactaaagcacgtaatggacacaacacaactgttccgttctctgattccctaatgtggctgttccacatgaacttgatcttaccataacatcaccctgtatttgttcacactggagcctgcaaaggcctctctggtactatgtaagccacattgagcctacaaataggtgggaaaatgtgggatacaaatgtaacaaataaataaaatacattttatttattttatttattgtttgcatttgtatcccacattttcccacctctttgcgggctcagtgtggcttacaataagatatgaataatgagaatacagttgttacacattggttatgggttacattgtacaagttatgcgagataatcgaattatcattaggaatatcacaatgggacatcaacagggagactttgggaggagacaatgggaagcttaagggcagtgttaagacacagaggcgcatggtgtacatattcctgtaagtatatgtatgagtaatgtggaattaggggggatgagcgatcataagtggatgtgtgatgcattgatgtaagtgagtgtggactctatgtgttttggttttttccgtaaattgtctcaaacagatgagtcttcagtaatctgcggaaggatgcttgttcgtggatcgctcttaagttgcatggcagtgagttccaacgttgcgtgctcgtgtgagaaaaggttgagaaAAGGTTGACAGATCTACCAATAAAAATGTCCTATgacccatgatgtcatcagtgacTACCACCTAGACCaggagttttcaacccagtcctcagggcacacctagccagtcaggttttcaggatattcagaaTAAATTTgcatgacagatttgcatgcactgcctcctttgtatgcaaatctatctcatgcatattcattgcagatatcctgaaaacctgactgactaggtgggCCCCAAGGACTAGGCTGAAAATCCCTGACCTAGACATCCTAGGAATAACCGagacctggctggatgaaagTAGAGGAGTCCCACTGACTGAACTATGCCCCACAGGACTCACTATCTTGCACCAAGACAAGGGAAGTGGGGTGGAGGGGTATGCAGAGTCTccatcctagtggttagtgcagtggactttgatcctggggaactgggttcaattcccactgcagctccttgtgactctgggcaagtcacctaaccctccattgcccctggtacaaaataagtacgctttgaatatagttgcaaaaacctcagaaaggaggtatatcaagtcccatttctctttccatcCTCCACCTGCCCGAGTCAGAATGCCTCCTAATCCAGTTTGAGATAAGGAACCACTGTGGCTGCTCATGGTCTAACAGAGTACTTCGTGCAAGAACTGCTGAATCTGGGGACTGAGGTGACCCTGAGCTACCCTAGGTTGCTGATCATGGGATGCTTTAAACTTACATATCGAAACTCCAGacaccaccactgctgccttccttgatatGATGGCAACTCTAGGATTCACTCAGGTGATCGAATCTCCAACCCAAGAAAAGGGTCATATGCTATAAACACAAGGCCGGCGGCATCAAGATAAAACCCCTATCATGGACAGACCATTTTCTAACCACATTTTCTATTAAGGCTCAACCAGCGTTTGGAAGAAATTTCAAGACTTCAAAAATCTGACTCCTGATAACTTTCTAAAGACCTTGTCCTACCCCCATACAGATGAAAAGAAGGTTGATATTTGGAATGCACACTTAGCAATGGCATTCGAAAAAACAGCCCCcctaaagaaggtcctatgctcTATGCGCAAACATTCCCATGGTTCTCCCCAGAACTACGGGTTCTTAAGCGTCAAGGAtgccaacttgaaagaaaatggcgcAAACTTCacctagatgaagacaggctTAACTGTACGAAACACATGACAATGTACCACCCGGCCTTAACTACAGCAAAAAAAACCAGTATTTCTCTCAACACAATGAACAAGCTACAAATTCAACCAAGCATCTATTTAAATAGTACAGAAAACCCCACAACAcaaccagccttcccagtcacagctaaccagcaatgattttgccacatactttgccaacaaaggtctccatcaggacctacagacagtcccatcaaaGTTCCTAGCAGCTAATGAAGAGAAcgctccctctcccccaccatgTGCAGCCATCtaggactcattcaaccaggtaacaatggaagctcttgaaaaaaaattctgaaaggCTTACAACCGACACCTGCCTCTTGACCCCTACCAGgcacaggcctcattgaagggcCACAAAAACTGCTGTTAACGCCTCTCTTGTGGAAgagcagctgccaacaacactaaaaacaGCTGTGGTGCCCCCCcaccctactgaaaaagagctccactgaccaggacaagcttgaaaactaccAACCAGTCTCTTAACATTCTTTTCTTGACAAAACATATAGAccagtctgcattcaactcaaccACTGGTTAAAttaaagtaattggctagacccacgtcaatctggcttcagacctgggtatggaacagagaccgttcttgtgtcccttctcgATGACCTGCACAGAAACCGTGACAGGGGGATCTGCCTCAATAATAGTGATGATGGATTTCTCAGTAGCTTTGACATTGTGGATCATATCATCATGCTTacgaggctggcaaaaaaacagATATTAGTGGCACTGTATTTACTTGTTTAAAGTCTAtctgtcagacagacaacaatcagttctgttcagcaacagcacatcattacctcgGGCACTGAActgggatccatactgtctcccattttatttaatatctacaagcctctggctgagcttcTGTCAATTTGCATAAAATGGTACAGTATATCTATGCCAATGGGAGTGgagtggtggcctagtggttagagcaccggtcttgcaatccagaggtggccggttcaaatccaactgctgctccctgtgttctttgggaagtcacttaaccctccattgcctcaggtacaaacttaggtcctgagcactcctgggacagagaaatatccagagtacatgaatgtaactcaccttgagctactactgaaaaaggtctgagcaaaatctaaataaataaagattctagaattctaaagaataacaagattccatgcagaatgtcaaagtgtagcaacattccatgtagaaccccaaagagtaacaagattctttggggtggaggagtggcctagtggttagagcaccggtcttgcaatccagaggtggccggttcaaatcccacttctccttgtgatctcaggcaagtcacttaaccctccattgcctcaggtacaaacgtagattgtgagccctcctgggacagagaaatatccagaatacctaaatgtaactcaccttgagctactactgaaatagg
This is a stretch of genomic DNA from Microcaecilia unicolor chromosome 6, aMicUni1.1, whole genome shotgun sequence. It encodes these proteins:
- the CPSF4L gene encoding putative cleavage and polyadenylation specificity factor subunit 4-like protein isoform X3 translates to MQDLIAGVEKITFQLETDVLEQRGTVLLPFQGMDKSGAAVCEFFIKGYCRYGLMCPFRHVTGEKTVVCKHWLRGLCKKGDQCECSNKECPFLHIDPASKIKDCPWYDRGFCKHGPACKHRHTRRVMCVNYLAGFCPEGPKCKFVHPKFDMLCISDHMKTTVHPPRLQDFSLLSSNILVQSRLQKPQGAAAYPCGMLRPLEQVTCFKCGDKGHYANKCSKSRAACLMKR
- the CPSF4L gene encoding putative cleavage and polyadenylation specificity factor subunit 4-like protein isoform X1, producing MQDLIAGVEKITFQLETDVLEQRGTVLLPFQGMDKSGAAVCEFFIKGYCRYGLMCPFRHVTGEKTVVCKHWLRGLCKKGDQCEFLHEYDMTKMPECFFYSKFGECSNKECPFLHIDPASKIKDCPWYDRGFCKHGPACKHRHTRRVMCVNYLAGFCPEGPKCKFVHPKFDMLCISDHMKTTVHPPRLQDFSLLSSNILVQSRLQKPQGAAAYPCGMLRPLEQVTCFKCGDKGHYANKCSKSRAACLMKR
- the CPSF4L gene encoding putative cleavage and polyadenylation specificity factor subunit 4-like protein isoform X4, which gives rise to MQDLIAGVEKITFQLETDVLEQRGTVLLPFQGMDKSGAAVCEFFIKGYCRYGLMCPFRHVTGEKTVVCKHWLRGLCKKGDQCEFLHEYDMTKMPECFFYSKFGPACKHRHTRRVMCVNYLAGFCPEGPKCKFVHPKFDMLCISDHMKTTVHPPRLQDFSLLSSNILVQSRLQKPQGAAAYPCGMLRPLEQVTCFKCGDKGHYANKCSKSRAACLMKR
- the CPSF4L gene encoding putative cleavage and polyadenylation specificity factor subunit 4-like protein isoform X2 produces the protein MQDLIAGVEKITFQLETDVLEQRGTVLLPFQGMDKSGAAVCEFFIKGYCRYGLMCPFRHVTGEKTVVCKHWLRGLCKKGDQCEFLHEYDMTKMPECFFYSKFGECSNKECPFLHIDPASKIKDCPWYDRGFCKHGPACKHRHTRRVMCVNYLAGFCPEGPKCKFVQPQFIPRGCKTSLFSLATFWCRAACRSPREQQLILVECSAHLSRSPVLSVETKAITLINAAKVELPAS